The genomic region CGGCAGCGATGCGGTTGGCGAGCGGGATCGCGTCTTCGAGGCTCTCGACGATGATGATGGCGCCGAAATCCCGCCAGCTCGCAGCTGCGGTCTCGGCACGGCCAAGCGTCTTCAACTGCCGCTCGACGGCCTGTTCGACGGACTTGGCAAGCAGCGGATTATCGGTCATCAGGATCGACTGGGCACCCCGGTCGTGCTCGGCCTGGGCAAGGAGATCGGCCGCGATCCAGTCGGGATTGTTATCCTTGTCGGCAATGACCAGCACTTCGGAAGGACCGGCGATCATATCGATGCCGACGGTCCCGAACACATGGCGCTTGGCGGCCGCCACATAGGCGTTGCCCGGCCCGGTGATTTTCGCCACCGGCGCAATCGTCTCGGTGCCATAGGCGAGTGCAGCCACCGCCTGCGCCCCGCCGACGCGGTAGATTTCCTCGACACCGGCCATGCGGGCAGCAGCGAGCACGGCGGGATTGACGACGCCCTCCTTTGCCGGCACCACCATGACGACACGCTCGACACCGGCGACCTTGGCCGGGATGGCATTCATCAGCACCGAACTCGGGTAGCTTGCCGTACCGCCGGGCACATAGATGCCGACCGCCTCGATCGCCGTCCAGCGCGAGCCGAGCACGACACCGAGTTCGTCCTCGTAGCTGTCATCGCGCGGCAGCTGGCGGCGATGGTGCGACTCGATGCGCACGGCGGCAACCTTCAGCGCGCCCAGCACTTCCGATGGCACCTCTGCGATCGCCGCATCGATTTCCTCCGAAGTCACCCGCATCGGCGTCGCATCGAAATCGATACCGTCGAAGCGGACGGAATATTCCATCAACGCAACGTCGCCACGCGCCCGCACGTCGGCGATGATGTCGCGGACGACGGCGTTCACATCCTCGGACACTTCCCGTTTCGTGGTCAGGAATGCCGCGAACTGCGCCTCGAACCCATCCGCCGCCTGCTCAAGCCAGATCGCCAATGCCGATATCCTTTGCCTTCAGAAACCGCCGCAGCGGCAAGAACCAGTCTCTGCCACTCAGGCAGCGTCGTCGGGATGCGTCGGTTTCTTGGCCGTTTCCCATGCGCCACCGATATCGGCAAGCTGCACTTCGATGCATTCCACGTCGAGCGCCAGCGTGGCGTTGCCAGCAAGCGTCAATTCGATCGTGCCATCCGGCCCCTCGCCCTTCTGCTCGAAGCGAATGGCCAGAAGCGAAAGCACCGTCTCGCGCCTGCGGCGGTCGATGCCCAGCGTCCGTACGGCCAGCACTCGCTTGAATACGAGTGCGGCGCGGTGGCGCTGATAGCCCTTGGCCTTGCCGTCTGCCTTTTCCCAGTCGAAGCGGTTTGCCGTCAGGGAAAACTGCAGGCCGCGCGGCTCATAGGCCATGTCGCCGACCTTGAAGACGGCGTCCTGCATATGGGCAGAAACAACCGCCAGGTCTTCGCCATCGAGCGCCACAAGCTTCAGATCTGCCATGCTTAGTTCCCCACATCCTCAGCCGCCACATCCAGCGGCCCGTTCCACCCCGAGATAGGGCGCCTGGGGCCTGGACGCAACGGCAGATGCGGCTCCCGGCAACGCTTTCAGGGCCTATTCGCTGAGCCGTTCGACGATGGCGCCGCAGCGCGTCAGCTTCTCTTCCAGCCGCTCGAAGCCACGGTCGAGATGGTAGACGCGCGAAACGACGGTTTCGCCTTCGGCAGCAAGCCCGGCAATCACCAGCGACACGGAGGCGCGCAGGTCGGTCGCCATGACAGGCGCACCGCGCAGCCGCTCGACACCCTCGATCTTCGCCGTCTGGCCGGACAGCGAGATCCGCGCGCCGAGACGAGCCAGTTCCTGAACGTGCATGAAGCGGTTTTCGAAAATCGTCTCCGTGATGTGCGCTGTGCCGGAAGCTCGCGTCATCAGCGCCATGAATTGCGCCTGCAGGTCGGTCGGGAAGCCCGGGAACGGGTCGGTGACGATGTCGACCGGCCGGATGCCGCCGCCATTGCGGCGAACGCGCATGCCGTTGTTGGTCGGCGTGATCTCGGCGCCAGCACGACGCAAGGTTTCAAGCGCCGTCTCGAGCAGCGACATGTCGGTATTTTCAAGCGTGACGTCGCCGCCCGCCATCGCAACCGCCATGGCATAGGTGCCGGTCTCGATACGGTCCGGCAGCACGCGGTGGCGGGCGCCAGAGAGGGATGTGACGCCATCGATGGTGATGGTCGAGGTGCCGGCGCCAGAAATCTTGGCGCCCATGGCGATAAGGCAGTTGGCGAGATCGACGACCTCAGGTTCGCGGGCGGCATTGCCGATGACAGTGGTGCCGCGCGCAAGCGTCGCCGCCATCATCATCACATGCGTAGCGCCGACGGAGACTTTCGGGAACGTGTACTTTGCGCCGATCAGCCCGCCCTTGGGCGCCGTAGCGTTGATGTAGCCGGCATCGATATCCATGTTGGCGCCCAGCGCCTGCAGGGATTCGATGAACAGATCGACCGGCCGCGTGCCGATGGTGCAGCCGCCCGGCAGCGATACGCGCGCCTGGCCTTCGCGGGCGAGCAGCGGCCCGAGCACCCAGAAGCTGGCGCGCATCTTCGAGACCAGCTCGTAATGGGCAGTGGTATCGACGATCGTCCGGCAGGTGAAATGGATCGTGCGGGAATAGGCGTCGTCCTGACGCTCGCGCCGGCCGTTGACCGAGACGTCGACGCCGTGGTTGCCGAGAATGCGCAGCAGCAGCTCGACATCGGCCAGGTGAGGCACGTTTTCGAGCGTCAGCGTGTCGCTCGTCAGAAGCGACGCGATCATCAGCGGCAATGCGGCATTCTTGGCGCCGGAAATCGGAATGACGCCATTGAGCTCATTGCCGCCGACAATCCTGATACGATCCATGTGCGATTACGGGCGAACCCGCCTTTCTGAAATCTTGATGCCCTGCAGAGGAAGGCGGTGTTTAAAGGAAATCGGTCGCCGCTTCAATTCGTTTGCGGCGTGTAAGACCTAATCATTTCAATTCGTCCATTTTTGCGGCAGGCAGGCCATCCGTCTCGTCAGCCTCGCCGGCGCGGCGTGCCCGCACCTGCTGCTTGCGGCGAGAAAGATTCTCCTTCAGCTTGGCAGCCGCCCTTGCCCGCCGCCGATCCGCTTCGCTGGGCCCGGGCTGCTGCGGTTTAAGCAAGGAGACATCAGC from Rhizobium tumorigenes harbors:
- the hisD gene encoding histidinol dehydrogenase, translated to MAIWLEQAADGFEAQFAAFLTTKREVSEDVNAVVRDIIADVRARGDVALMEYSVRFDGIDFDATPMRVTSEEIDAAIAEVPSEVLGALKVAAVRIESHHRRQLPRDDSYEDELGVVLGSRWTAIEAVGIYVPGGTASYPSSVLMNAIPAKVAGVERVVMVVPAKEGVVNPAVLAAARMAGVEEIYRVGGAQAVAALAYGTETIAPVAKITGPGNAYVAAAKRHVFGTVGIDMIAGPSEVLVIADKDNNPDWIAADLLAQAEHDRGAQSILMTDNPLLAKSVEQAVERQLKTLGRAETAAASWRDFGAIIIVESLEDAIPLANRIAAEHLELAVDDPDALMLGIRNAGAIFIGKHTPEVIGDYVGGSNHVLPTARSARFSSGLSVLDFMKRTSVLKLGAEQLRALGPAAIALANSEGLDAHARSVAIRLNLEG
- a CDS encoding DUF2948 family protein, producing the protein MADLKLVALDGEDLAVVSAHMQDAVFKVGDMAYEPRGLQFSLTANRFDWEKADGKAKGYQRHRAALVFKRVLAVRTLGIDRRRRETVLSLLAIRFEQKGEGPDGTIELTLAGNATLALDVECIEVQLADIGGAWETAKKPTHPDDAA
- the murA gene encoding UDP-N-acetylglucosamine 1-carboxyvinyltransferase, yielding MDRIRIVGGNELNGVIPISGAKNAALPLMIASLLTSDTLTLENVPHLADVELLLRILGNHGVDVSVNGRRERQDDAYSRTIHFTCRTIVDTTAHYELVSKMRASFWVLGPLLAREGQARVSLPGGCTIGTRPVDLFIESLQALGANMDIDAGYINATAPKGGLIGAKYTFPKVSVGATHVMMMAATLARGTTVIGNAAREPEVVDLANCLIAMGAKISGAGTSTITIDGVTSLSGARHRVLPDRIETGTYAMAVAMAGGDVTLENTDMSLLETALETLRRAGAEITPTNNGMRVRRNGGGIRPVDIVTDPFPGFPTDLQAQFMALMTRASGTAHITETIFENRFMHVQELARLGARISLSGQTAKIEGVERLRGAPVMATDLRASVSLVIAGLAAEGETVVSRVYHLDRGFERLEEKLTRCGAIVERLSE